The DNA window CGTTCGCAATCGTTCTCCCAACTCGTCGGCATAGTCGTGCTAGACGAAGGCGTGTTTTGCGCCGACTGCGACAAACATTGCATCTGGAGAGTCGATCCTTCGTCTGGAACAGTCTCGTGCTTCGCCGGAGTCGAGGGAATCTTCGGATGTCTCGACGgttcttcaacgacggcGAGGTTCTACGGCCCCAAAGGCCTCGCCGTCTCACCCTCCAAATCGTCTATCTACGTCGCTGATTTCCACAATAGCCTCATTAGAAAAGTACAATTAGGCGATGGAGCCGTGTCTACTGTACTACTACTAGTAGGCATTCCACGAGGAATTGTGGCAACAGATGATGAACGCTTGTTATTTTCCTGTTGGGATTGCACTATCCGCGAAATTCGGCTCGATACCAAACCCGATTTGACGTCCGTGGCGGCGGGTACCTCGTTTGAATCAGGCGACCGTGATGGCCACGGCAATGAagcaaaatttgattctcCTTGGGAACTGGCCTTAGGACCAGACGGTTCTGTGTATGTGGCCGACATTGGTACTATAAGAACGATCAGCAGAGATTATGAAGTTGGAACCATTGGCACAGGTTTTAATGAAATCGATGGCGTCGCCGTAGATGATGAACGAAACGTCTATGTCTGTGATCAGTCTTATAAAATCTACATGCTTGCGCCATCAGGAGAAATTCAAACTGTGTGCGGATCAGGTGAAAGTAACTCCGTTGACGGCAGTGGTGCCCTAGCTTCGTTGAATGAACCGCAATCCTTGTTCTATGATTCCAAATCTGGATTCCTCTACTTTGCAGAGTCAAAAGCAGTTCGTAGGGTCAGAGTAAAGGCTTCTACTTTTCGTGATCCTAAACTGTCGATCGACTTGGCCAAGATGATAAACGGCAGTGACAGTCTCCCAGTGGGTAACACTATATTTTTGGTCGAAGGAAAACGCATCAGTGTTTGCACGAGTCTCCTCTgcgttcgaagcgaataTTTCAGCAGCATGTTTTCGTCCAATTGGAAAGAATATTCCGAAAAGGTCACAAGCGAGTCTACTCCGATTTGCATCAAAGCCACAACGTACGAATCGTTCAGCGCTGTCATCACTTTTCTCGTCACCGGTTGCTTGGAGATTTTAAAGCATTCTCATATCATCCCAGATATACTCGTCTTGGCCGATCGATATCTTGTTGAAAATTTGCGCGAGTTCTGCATCGCACATCTGGCTCGGAGAGTTTCCAATCAAACTGCTGTCGATTATCTGTCTCTAGCCGATAGGTTTGGCTTCCGAGAGCTGAAGAAAGTGGCTCTGCAGTTTGTTGCAAAAAATGTCAAGACTCTCTGCCGTGACGAGCACTTTGCAGGTCTTGGCAGTGAGCTACTTGTCGAAATCGTGACAGCCATTGCATCATCAAGTTAGAACATAATTGACAGCGTTAATTTTGACGCggatttcttttgttttgcgTGTCTAATGCAGTTTCAAAGTAAATGCAGTGTTGCTTAATTATTTAGTTAACAACAATAAATTCGTCATGTTTTGGTGACCAGCTTGTGCGTTTGAATTTCTACAATTATTTACACTGTACGAAGCCTGGCTCTGAATTTTCTCCAACATCCAACACGACGTGCTCTCATTTAGCGCCGAACCCTCAGCGGAATCTCCGCGCAGTCTAGCGCGCACTGATATAAAAGACTCTTCCAAAAGCGGCCGTAAATGACATCTACCGAAGGTAAGAAGTGCACGACAGCTATGTTCGTTGCACTTTGGAAGCCTTCTTCGTACAACTGAACTCTGCGGAATAGTCGTGCTACAGTAGAAGAAGGCGTGTTTTgcgtcgacaacgacaaaCACTGCATGATGTGGAGAGTCGATCGTTCGTCCGGAACAGCGTCGTGTTACGCGGGAATCGAGGGAGACGCCGGATTTCGCGACGGttctccgacgacggcgaagttTGACGGTCCAAGAGGCCTCGCCGTCTcagcgtcgaaatcgtcgatctACGTCACCGATTTCAACAGCGGTCGCATTAGGGAAgtgcaattaattaattaagcgacGGAACAGTTTCTACTCTAGGCAATCGCACAGTGACACCTACTAAGCCAGAAGGGATTGATGGACGCTTGCTAGTCTCCTGTTCTGATAGCACTACCGGTATCCGCGAAATTAGGCTCGGTGTTGATCCCGCTTCGGTGGCACTAGCGGCGGGCACCAGGGAAATACGAGGCAACAGAGACGGCCACTGCAGCGTAGCAAAGTTCCGTCATCCCCGACAAATGGCCATGGGGCCAGACGGCGGTTCTGTTTACGGTTTACGTGACTGACTTCTATAATCACACTCTATGTTGGCGATCGGTCATACATGTATAGAATCTATATGCTCGTGCCATCGGGACTCTATTGGAACTCTATTGGAACTCTATTGGAACTCTATTGATGGCAATATAAATATCattatatatacatgtacataCCACTTGGTTGAATGGGCAAAGAAGCAATTCTCTCAATTGAACGATGGGGCTAATCGTGAACGACGAAGTCACGCCCGTTTCATTGcaattcgccgccgccgtcgatccACGTTGTCGCAAGACTCCTCATTGAAGTTGAACGCGAAGCGGCCTTCAAGAGTTGCCCTGACATTCGCGAGCGGATTGCTCTGTATGCAAGCAATCCGATAAAATAGTGTTTGGGTGCAAAAACCTTTTGAAAAGTGGCAGCGACCCGAATTCTCTCCCGGCAAATTACCGAAGCGTTGAGCGGATCGAGCGAACCGAAGCACGTCGCGTCGTAGACGGtcgccgcgatcgtcgactcgtcttcgaacgtcgtcgcggagaagacgaactcgtcgcgcgacgtttTGCATTCGAGAAGTTCGGCGAACGAACCCGCGTACTCGAACGCGTCTtttcgcggcgacgcgacggcggcgtcgttccCGTTCGAAACGTTTGGATGAACGTGCCGCCGCCCGACGCGACCGGGTCGAAGTCGGCGgcgaacgccgtcggcgtGTCGAGTCTTTTATTCACGGTTGCGCCCGAACCGAAACGTGTCCGGGAAGACGCTGCGATCGACGATCGCcagcgcgtcgacgtcgcgatgcGATTCGAAGTCGAATGTCCAGAGTTCGTATTCGTCTTTGCATCGATCCGTGTTGAGCGTGAGAGACACGTTCGCAGTTCCCCGTCTACGGAGAAGTCGAGCGTCGCCGTGCCCGAACATGGCGTCGCTTGGGACCCCGTTAGCGCGACGAGGAAAATaggcgacgagacgtcgcttcgattgTACGACCATCGTTTCAGGCGAACGACTTCTCGAGCCGAGCTCTTGAGGCTAACCTTCCCTTTCGgtgcgcgtgacgtcatgtcgTATATTGGGGCGTCGAAGCATGGATAGGTTAGCTTACTTTCACTAATATTGACTAGTACACTGCGCCTGACAAGGCCGCCATCCGAAGCCTTCACTTGAAAACGATGAGTTTGACTTCTACGTTTCCTAATACTCTCTCTGACCAAAAGAACGCCTGTAGAAAagtcaacagaaaaaaacgacgagccGTTGAGAGAATAGTGCACTTCTCCATTGGGACCTATATCCGTATCATGAGCAAACACTTGGCCAACAAACGCTCTCAGTTCAGCCGCTTCAGATATAGAGAAAGTATAGTTGTCTTCATCAAAACGCGGTATGTTGTCATTCACGTCATCAACGTCAACGCCCACAATCACTTGGACACGCGtcgaaaaacgccgtcgtaCGCCTCAACGAGCAGTCGATATTCGCTTCGTGTCTCGCGATTGAGCGATCCAACGAGATAAACATCACCTAAAGCAAAACGTCCAATCATCGAAGAGCGAATAGCAAACACTtccggtgacgtcatcaaacgAAAGTCGATGTTTCCCTTCGTGTCctcgtcgaatcgagtcTTTTACCATTGCGAATCCTGATAGGAGCGTTGACGTCTGGCTCGACTGCTTCGCGACTCAGCCACAGGCTATTCCAAGTCAAGCCCCCGTTCGAATCCTTGTTCGAACGTTCTTTGTTCGCTACCAGCGTTTTGCTCttaatattattttattaactAGACGTGAGAAAGCGCGCCAAGAGACACGCCCTTTTCAACCCGAACATACGGGCATCATGCAAAAGTAATACATttaaatgacgtcactcctGTTAATTTTAAGAAGCAACTTGCGAGCGTTTGACTGCTTTCCCACGCCAGTCTTTCATGATGCGCTGGTACATGCCCTGCCTATCATACcgttcttttatttcttatttgattaattaatcaataagtATATAATATAAAATACGACATGTCAATGTAAAATAATAATGCTACGGCTAGCTACA is part of the Oscarella lobularis chromosome 6, ooOscLobu1.1, whole genome shotgun sequence genome and encodes:
- the LOC136187955 gene encoding uncharacterized protein, encoding MTSTEVGFVETLSRSQSFSQLVGIVVLDEGVFCADCDKHCIWRVDPSSGTVSCFAGVEGIFGCLDGSSTTARFYGPKGLAVSPSKSSIYVADFHNSLIRKVQLGDGAVSTVLLLVGIPRGIVATDDERLLFSCWDCTIREIRLDTKPDLTSVAAGTSFESGDRDGHGNEAKFDSPWELALGPDGSVYVADIGTIRTISRDYEVGTIGTGFNEIDGVAVDDERNVYVCDQSYKIYMLAPSGEIQTVCGSGESNSVDGSGALASLNEPQSLFYDSKSGFLYFAESKAVRRVRVKASTFRDPKLSIDLAKMINGSDSLPVGNTIFLVEGKRISVCTSLLCVRSEYFSSMFSSNWKEYSEKVTSESTPICIKATTYESFSAVITFLVTGCLEILKHSHIIPDILVLADRYLVENLREFCIAHLARRVSNQTAVDYLSLADRFGFRELKKVALQFVAKNVKTLCRDEHFAGLGSELLVEIVTAIASSS